The following are from one region of the Carassius auratus strain Wakin chromosome 43, ASM336829v1, whole genome shotgun sequence genome:
- the LOC113061589 gene encoding transcriptional repressor CTCF-like isoform X4, with protein MEGGPTEAVVEDAGDAFKAKECKTYQRRREDEEVGAELLQAAVLEQAQAEGEPVVEAVNSSVEMMVMDSLDPALLQMKTEVMEAAVGAPLGVAGAAHEATVTTVDDTQIITLQVVNMEEQQLGLGELQLVQVPVSAVPVTAATVEELQGTLVDATAMPKDGEPVICHTLPLPEGFQVVKVGANGEVETVEQDELQAQDNQPPQQEEEDMVEAQNEDPNWSKDPDYTPPVKKAKKTKKSKLRYNTEGDKDMDVSVYDFEEEQQEGLLSEVNAEKVVGNMKPPKPTKIKKKGVKKTFQCELCSYTCPRRSNLDRHMKSHTDERPHKCHLCGRAFRTVTLLRNHLNTHTGTRPHKCTDCDMAFVTSGELVRHRRYKHTHEKPFKCSMCDYASVEVSKLKRHIRSHTGERPFQCSLCSYASRDTYKLKRHMRTHSGEKPYECYICHARFTQSGTMKMHILQKHTENVAKFHCPHCDTVIARKSDLGVHLRKQHSYIEQGRKCRYCDAVFHERYALIQHQKSHKNEKRFKCDQCDYACRQERHMVMHKRTHTGEKPYACSQCEKTFRQKQLLDMHFRRYHDPSFVPTSFVCTKCGKTFTRRNTMARHAENCNGMDSGDGENGAPPKRGRGGRKRKMRSRKDDDDDDSDEHGEPDLDDIDEEEDDDLFDDDIDQMDVEQAPPSIPIPAPAEPPVKRKRGRPPKNAAKASPTKSVTKTTTAAAAIIQVEDESTGAIENIIVKKEPEGMDAASAAQPVVEEVEAVEAGVETVQLDIPEAAPNGDLTPEMILSMMDR; from the exons ATGGAAGGGGGACCGACTGAGGCAGTGGTGGAAGATGCAGGGGATGCTTTCAAGGCCAAGGAATGTAAGACGTACCAAAGGCGACGAGAAGATGAGGAAGTGGGTGCtgaattgctgcaggctgctgtGTTAGAGCAAGCCCAGGCTGAAGGAGAGCCTGTGGTGGAAGCTGTCAACAGCAGCGTGGAGATGATGGTGATGGACTCCCTGGACCCTGCCCTGCTCCAGATGAAAACAGAAGTCATGGAGGCTGCTGTCGGTGCACCTCTTGGTGTGGCTGGTGCCGCTCATGAAGCCACGGTCACCACTGTCGATGATACTCAGATCATCACCTTACAGGTGGTGAACATGGAAGAGCAGCAGTTGGGCTTGGGAGAGCTGCAGCTGGTGCAGGTGCCCGTTTCAGCTGTGCCTGTCACTGCCGCTACTGTGGAAGAGCTGCAGGGGACGCTGGTGGATGCCACTGCCATGCCTAAAGATGGGGAGCCGGTCATCTGTCACACCCTGCCATTGCCTGAAGGCTTCCAG GTGGTCAAAGTGGGTGCAAATGGAGAAGTGGAAACTGTGGAGCAAGATGAGCTCCAGGCCCAAGATAATCAGCCTCcacagcaggaggaggaggatatGGTTGAAGCCCAAAATGAAGACCCAAACTGGTCCAAAGATCCAGACTACACACCCCCTGTTAAAAAGGCCAAGAAGACTAAGAAAAGCAAGCTGCGTTATAACACCGAGGGTGATAAAGACATGGACGTGTCTGTGTATGACTTTGAGGAGGAACAGCAGGAGGGACTGCTCTCTGAAGTCAATGCTGAGAAAGTTGTGGGTAACATGAAACCGCCAAAACCAACCAAAATTAAGAAGAAAG gtgtTAAAAAGACATTCCAGTGTGAGCTGTGCAGTTACACTTGCCCTCGCCGTTCCAATCTGGACCGCCACATGAAGAGCCACACGGATGAGAGGCCTCACAAGTGCCATCTTTGTGGACGAGCCTTCAGGACTGTGACGTTGCTGAGGAACCACCTCAACACCCACACAG gCACCAGACCACATAAGTGCACTGACTGCGACATGGCCTTCGTCACCAGTGGAGAACTGGTGCGACACCGACGCTACAAGCACACTCATGAGAAACCATTCAAGTGCTCCATGTGTGACTATGCCAGTGTAGAG GTTAGCAAGCTAAAGCGCCACATTCGCTCCCACACTGGAGAGCGTCCGTTCCAGTGCAGTCTCTGCAGTTATGCCAGCAGAGATACCTATAAGCTGAAGAGACACATGAGGACCCACTCAG GAGAGAAGCCCTATGAGTGCTATATCTGTCATGCACGTTTTACTCAGAGTGGTACCATGAAGATGCACATactgcagaaacacacagaaaATGTGGCAAAGTTTCACTGCCCCCACTGCGACACCGTTATTGCCCGCAAGAGTGATCTTG GTGTGCATCTCCGTAAGCAGCATTCCTACATTGAGCAGGGCAGGAAGTGCCGTTATTGTGATGCAGTTTTCCATGAGCGCTACGCACTCATCCAGCATCAGAAGTCCCACAAAAATGAGAAACGCTTCAAGTGTGATCAGTGTGATTATGCATGCCGTCAG GAGCGTCACATGGTCATGCACAAGCGCACCCATACTGGGGAGAAGCCATATGCCTGCAGCCAGTGTGAGAAAACtttcagacagaaacagctgCTGGACATGCACTTTCGGCGCTATCACGACCCCAGTTTTGTACCCACATCCTTTGTATGCACCAAGTGCGGCAAGACCTTCACTCGCAGG AATACCATGGCCAGACATGCAGAGAACTGCAATGGTATGGATTCTGGTGATGGAGAGAATGGAGCTCCTCCCAAAAGGGGCCGTGGAGGCAGAAAGAGGAAAATGCGATCTAgaaaggatgatgatgatgatgatagtg ATGAGCATGGAGAACCTGACCTTGATGACATtgatgaagaggaagatgatgacCTATTTGATGATGACATTGACCAGATGGATGTGGAACAGGCTCCACCCAGCATTCCCATCCCTGCGCCAGCCGAACCTCCTGTCAAGAGGAAACGTGGCAGACCCCCAAAGAATGCAGCCAAGGCTTCTCCTACCAAGTCTGTCACCAAAACCACCACAG CAGCTGCTGCCATTATCCAGGTGGAGGATGAAAGCACAGGGGCCATTGAGAACATCATCGTGAAGAAGGAGCCTGAGGGCATGGATGCAGCTTCAGCTGCCCAGCCGGTAGTGGAGGAAGTGGAGGCTGTCGAGGCCGGTGTAGAAACAGTGCAGCTAGACATCCCTGAAGCTGCGCCGAATGGTGATCTTACTCCTGAAATGATCCTTAGCATGATGGACCGGTGA
- the LOC113061589 gene encoding transcriptional repressor CTCF-like isoform X3, translating into MKYSFLVQVLPMEGGPTEAVVEDAGDAFKAKECKTYQRRREDEEVGAELLQAAVLEQAQAEGEPVVEAVNSSVEMMVMDSLDPALLQMKTEVMEAAVGAPLGVAGAAHEATVTTVDDTQIITLQVVNMEEQQLGLGELQLVQVPVSAVPVTAATVEELQGTLVDATAMPKDGEPVICHTLPLPEGFQVVKVGANGEVETVEQDELQAQDNQPPQQEEEDMVEAQNEDPNWSKDPDYTPPVKKAKKTKKSKLRYNTEGDKDMDVSVYDFEEEQQEGLLSEVNAEKVVGNMKPPKPTKIKKKGVKKTFQCELCSYTCPRRSNLDRHMKSHTDERPHKCHLCGRAFRTVTLLRNHLNTHTGTRPHKCTDCDMAFVTSGELVRHRRYKHTHEKPFKCSMCDYASVEVSKLKRHIRSHTGERPFQCSLCSYASRDTYKLKRHMRTHSGEKPYECYICHARFTQSGTMKMHILQKHTENVAKFHCPHCDTVIARKSDLGVHLRKQHSYIEQGRKCRYCDAVFHERYALIQHQKSHKNEKRFKCDQCDYACRQERHMVMHKRTHTGEKPYACSQCEKTFRQKQLLDMHFRRYHDPSFVPTSFVCTKCGKTFTRRNTMARHAENCNGMDSGDGENGAPPKRGRGGRKRKMRSRKDDDDDDSDEHGEPDLDDIDEEEDDDLFDDDIDQMDVEQAPPSIPIPAPAEPPVKRKRGRPPKNAAKASPTKSVTKTTTAAAAIIQVEDESTGAIENIIVKKEPEGMDAASAAQPVVEEVEAVEAGVETVQLDIPEAAPNGDLTPEMILSMMDR; encoded by the exons ATGAAGTATTCATTTTTGGTACAG GTATTACCCATGGAAGGGGGACCGACTGAGGCAGTGGTGGAAGATGCAGGGGATGCTTTCAAGGCCAAGGAATGTAAGACGTACCAAAGGCGACGAGAAGATGAGGAAGTGGGTGCtgaattgctgcaggctgctgtGTTAGAGCAAGCCCAGGCTGAAGGAGAGCCTGTGGTGGAAGCTGTCAACAGCAGCGTGGAGATGATGGTGATGGACTCCCTGGACCCTGCCCTGCTCCAGATGAAAACAGAAGTCATGGAGGCTGCTGTCGGTGCACCTCTTGGTGTGGCTGGTGCCGCTCATGAAGCCACGGTCACCACTGTCGATGATACTCAGATCATCACCTTACAGGTGGTGAACATGGAAGAGCAGCAGTTGGGCTTGGGAGAGCTGCAGCTGGTGCAGGTGCCCGTTTCAGCTGTGCCTGTCACTGCCGCTACTGTGGAAGAGCTGCAGGGGACGCTGGTGGATGCCACTGCCATGCCTAAAGATGGGGAGCCGGTCATCTGTCACACCCTGCCATTGCCTGAAGGCTTCCAG GTGGTCAAAGTGGGTGCAAATGGAGAAGTGGAAACTGTGGAGCAAGATGAGCTCCAGGCCCAAGATAATCAGCCTCcacagcaggaggaggaggatatGGTTGAAGCCCAAAATGAAGACCCAAACTGGTCCAAAGATCCAGACTACACACCCCCTGTTAAAAAGGCCAAGAAGACTAAGAAAAGCAAGCTGCGTTATAACACCGAGGGTGATAAAGACATGGACGTGTCTGTGTATGACTTTGAGGAGGAACAGCAGGAGGGACTGCTCTCTGAAGTCAATGCTGAGAAAGTTGTGGGTAACATGAAACCGCCAAAACCAACCAAAATTAAGAAGAAAG gtgtTAAAAAGACATTCCAGTGTGAGCTGTGCAGTTACACTTGCCCTCGCCGTTCCAATCTGGACCGCCACATGAAGAGCCACACGGATGAGAGGCCTCACAAGTGCCATCTTTGTGGACGAGCCTTCAGGACTGTGACGTTGCTGAGGAACCACCTCAACACCCACACAG gCACCAGACCACATAAGTGCACTGACTGCGACATGGCCTTCGTCACCAGTGGAGAACTGGTGCGACACCGACGCTACAAGCACACTCATGAGAAACCATTCAAGTGCTCCATGTGTGACTATGCCAGTGTAGAG GTTAGCAAGCTAAAGCGCCACATTCGCTCCCACACTGGAGAGCGTCCGTTCCAGTGCAGTCTCTGCAGTTATGCCAGCAGAGATACCTATAAGCTGAAGAGACACATGAGGACCCACTCAG GAGAGAAGCCCTATGAGTGCTATATCTGTCATGCACGTTTTACTCAGAGTGGTACCATGAAGATGCACATactgcagaaacacacagaaaATGTGGCAAAGTTTCACTGCCCCCACTGCGACACCGTTATTGCCCGCAAGAGTGATCTTG GTGTGCATCTCCGTAAGCAGCATTCCTACATTGAGCAGGGCAGGAAGTGCCGTTATTGTGATGCAGTTTTCCATGAGCGCTACGCACTCATCCAGCATCAGAAGTCCCACAAAAATGAGAAACGCTTCAAGTGTGATCAGTGTGATTATGCATGCCGTCAG GAGCGTCACATGGTCATGCACAAGCGCACCCATACTGGGGAGAAGCCATATGCCTGCAGCCAGTGTGAGAAAACtttcagacagaaacagctgCTGGACATGCACTTTCGGCGCTATCACGACCCCAGTTTTGTACCCACATCCTTTGTATGCACCAAGTGCGGCAAGACCTTCACTCGCAGG AATACCATGGCCAGACATGCAGAGAACTGCAATGGTATGGATTCTGGTGATGGAGAGAATGGAGCTCCTCCCAAAAGGGGCCGTGGAGGCAGAAAGAGGAAAATGCGATCTAgaaaggatgatgatgatgatgatagtg ATGAGCATGGAGAACCTGACCTTGATGACATtgatgaagaggaagatgatgacCTATTTGATGATGACATTGACCAGATGGATGTGGAACAGGCTCCACCCAGCATTCCCATCCCTGCGCCAGCCGAACCTCCTGTCAAGAGGAAACGTGGCAGACCCCCAAAGAATGCAGCCAAGGCTTCTCCTACCAAGTCTGTCACCAAAACCACCACAG CAGCTGCTGCCATTATCCAGGTGGAGGATGAAAGCACAGGGGCCATTGAGAACATCATCGTGAAGAAGGAGCCTGAGGGCATGGATGCAGCTTCAGCTGCCCAGCCGGTAGTGGAGGAAGTGGAGGCTGTCGAGGCCGGTGTAGAAACAGTGCAGCTAGACATCCCTGAAGCTGCGCCGAATGGTGATCTTACTCCTGAAATGATCCTTAGCATGATGGACCGGTGA
- the LOC113061589 gene encoding transcriptional repressor CTCF-like isoform X2, with protein sequence MRNSSSRPPFCAEPTLQKRERIKTAGGEGRSFTPSRTKGRTNPGLSIEFNARVNHQTQVLPMEGGPTEAVVEDAGDAFKAKECKTYQRRREDEEVGAELLQAAVLEQAQAEGEPVVEAVNSSVEMMVMDSLDPALLQMKTEVMEAAVGAPLGVAGAAHEATVTTVDDTQIITLQVVNMEEQQLGLGELQLVQVPVSAVPVTAATVEELQGTLVDATAMPKDGEPVICHTLPLPEGFQVVKVGANGEVETVEQDELQAQDNQPPQQEEEDMVEAQNEDPNWSKDPDYTPPVKKAKKTKKSKLRYNTEGDKDMDVSVYDFEEEQQEGLLSEVNAEKVVGNMKPPKPTKIKKKGVKKTFQCELCSYTCPRRSNLDRHMKSHTDERPHKCHLCGRAFRTVTLLRNHLNTHTGTRPHKCTDCDMAFVTSGELVRHRRYKHTHEKPFKCSMCDYASVEVSKLKRHIRSHTGERPFQCSLCSYASRDTYKLKRHMRTHSGEKPYECYICHARFTQSGTMKMHILQKHTENVAKFHCPHCDTVIARKSDLGVHLRKQHSYIEQGRKCRYCDAVFHERYALIQHQKSHKNEKRFKCDQCDYACRQERHMVMHKRTHTGEKPYACSQCEKTFRQKQLLDMHFRRYHDPSFVPTSFVCTKCGKTFTRRNTMARHAENCNGMDSGDGENGAPPKRGRGGRKRKMRSRKDDDDDDSDEHGEPDLDDIDEEEDDDLFDDDIDQMDVEQAPPSIPIPAPAEPPVKRKRGRPPKNAAKASPTKSVTKTTTAAAIIQVEDESTGAIENIIVKKEPEGMDAASAAQPVVEEVEAVEAGVETVQLDIPEAAPNGDLTPEMILSMMDR encoded by the exons ATGCGCAACAGCAGCTCGAGGCCGCCATTTTGTGCGGAGCCTACTCTGCAAAAGCGGGAGAGGATTAAAACCGCCGGAGGTGAAGGACGCAGTTTTACTCCGTCTCGTACCAAAGGAAGAACAAACCCTGGGCTTTCTATCGAATTCAACGCGAGAGTAAATCACCAAACGCAG GTATTACCCATGGAAGGGGGACCGACTGAGGCAGTGGTGGAAGATGCAGGGGATGCTTTCAAGGCCAAGGAATGTAAGACGTACCAAAGGCGACGAGAAGATGAGGAAGTGGGTGCtgaattgctgcaggctgctgtGTTAGAGCAAGCCCAGGCTGAAGGAGAGCCTGTGGTGGAAGCTGTCAACAGCAGCGTGGAGATGATGGTGATGGACTCCCTGGACCCTGCCCTGCTCCAGATGAAAACAGAAGTCATGGAGGCTGCTGTCGGTGCACCTCTTGGTGTGGCTGGTGCCGCTCATGAAGCCACGGTCACCACTGTCGATGATACTCAGATCATCACCTTACAGGTGGTGAACATGGAAGAGCAGCAGTTGGGCTTGGGAGAGCTGCAGCTGGTGCAGGTGCCCGTTTCAGCTGTGCCTGTCACTGCCGCTACTGTGGAAGAGCTGCAGGGGACGCTGGTGGATGCCACTGCCATGCCTAAAGATGGGGAGCCGGTCATCTGTCACACCCTGCCATTGCCTGAAGGCTTCCAG GTGGTCAAAGTGGGTGCAAATGGAGAAGTGGAAACTGTGGAGCAAGATGAGCTCCAGGCCCAAGATAATCAGCCTCcacagcaggaggaggaggatatGGTTGAAGCCCAAAATGAAGACCCAAACTGGTCCAAAGATCCAGACTACACACCCCCTGTTAAAAAGGCCAAGAAGACTAAGAAAAGCAAGCTGCGTTATAACACCGAGGGTGATAAAGACATGGACGTGTCTGTGTATGACTTTGAGGAGGAACAGCAGGAGGGACTGCTCTCTGAAGTCAATGCTGAGAAAGTTGTGGGTAACATGAAACCGCCAAAACCAACCAAAATTAAGAAGAAAG gtgtTAAAAAGACATTCCAGTGTGAGCTGTGCAGTTACACTTGCCCTCGCCGTTCCAATCTGGACCGCCACATGAAGAGCCACACGGATGAGAGGCCTCACAAGTGCCATCTTTGTGGACGAGCCTTCAGGACTGTGACGTTGCTGAGGAACCACCTCAACACCCACACAG gCACCAGACCACATAAGTGCACTGACTGCGACATGGCCTTCGTCACCAGTGGAGAACTGGTGCGACACCGACGCTACAAGCACACTCATGAGAAACCATTCAAGTGCTCCATGTGTGACTATGCCAGTGTAGAG GTTAGCAAGCTAAAGCGCCACATTCGCTCCCACACTGGAGAGCGTCCGTTCCAGTGCAGTCTCTGCAGTTATGCCAGCAGAGATACCTATAAGCTGAAGAGACACATGAGGACCCACTCAG GAGAGAAGCCCTATGAGTGCTATATCTGTCATGCACGTTTTACTCAGAGTGGTACCATGAAGATGCACATactgcagaaacacacagaaaATGTGGCAAAGTTTCACTGCCCCCACTGCGACACCGTTATTGCCCGCAAGAGTGATCTTG GTGTGCATCTCCGTAAGCAGCATTCCTACATTGAGCAGGGCAGGAAGTGCCGTTATTGTGATGCAGTTTTCCATGAGCGCTACGCACTCATCCAGCATCAGAAGTCCCACAAAAATGAGAAACGCTTCAAGTGTGATCAGTGTGATTATGCATGCCGTCAG GAGCGTCACATGGTCATGCACAAGCGCACCCATACTGGGGAGAAGCCATATGCCTGCAGCCAGTGTGAGAAAACtttcagacagaaacagctgCTGGACATGCACTTTCGGCGCTATCACGACCCCAGTTTTGTACCCACATCCTTTGTATGCACCAAGTGCGGCAAGACCTTCACTCGCAGG AATACCATGGCCAGACATGCAGAGAACTGCAATGGTATGGATTCTGGTGATGGAGAGAATGGAGCTCCTCCCAAAAGGGGCCGTGGAGGCAGAAAGAGGAAAATGCGATCTAgaaaggatgatgatgatgatgatagtg ATGAGCATGGAGAACCTGACCTTGATGACATtgatgaagaggaagatgatgacCTATTTGATGATGACATTGACCAGATGGATGTGGAACAGGCTCCACCCAGCATTCCCATCCCTGCGCCAGCCGAACCTCCTGTCAAGAGGAAACGTGGCAGACCCCCAAAGAATGCAGCCAAGGCTTCTCCTACCAAGTCTGTCACCAAAACCACCACAG CTGCTGCCATTATCCAGGTGGAGGATGAAAGCACAGGGGCCATTGAGAACATCATCGTGAAGAAGGAGCCTGAGGGCATGGATGCAGCTTCAGCTGCCCAGCCGGTAGTGGAGGAAGTGGAGGCTGTCGAGGCCGGTGTAGAAACAGTGCAGCTAGACATCCCTGAAGCTGCGCCGAATGGTGATCTTACTCCTGAAATGATCCTTAGCATGATGGACCGGTGA
- the LOC113061589 gene encoding transcriptional repressor CTCF-like isoform X1: MRNSSSRPPFCAEPTLQKRERIKTAGGEGRSFTPSRTKGRTNPGLSIEFNARVNHQTQVLPMEGGPTEAVVEDAGDAFKAKECKTYQRRREDEEVGAELLQAAVLEQAQAEGEPVVEAVNSSVEMMVMDSLDPALLQMKTEVMEAAVGAPLGVAGAAHEATVTTVDDTQIITLQVVNMEEQQLGLGELQLVQVPVSAVPVTAATVEELQGTLVDATAMPKDGEPVICHTLPLPEGFQVVKVGANGEVETVEQDELQAQDNQPPQQEEEDMVEAQNEDPNWSKDPDYTPPVKKAKKTKKSKLRYNTEGDKDMDVSVYDFEEEQQEGLLSEVNAEKVVGNMKPPKPTKIKKKGVKKTFQCELCSYTCPRRSNLDRHMKSHTDERPHKCHLCGRAFRTVTLLRNHLNTHTGTRPHKCTDCDMAFVTSGELVRHRRYKHTHEKPFKCSMCDYASVEVSKLKRHIRSHTGERPFQCSLCSYASRDTYKLKRHMRTHSGEKPYECYICHARFTQSGTMKMHILQKHTENVAKFHCPHCDTVIARKSDLGVHLRKQHSYIEQGRKCRYCDAVFHERYALIQHQKSHKNEKRFKCDQCDYACRQERHMVMHKRTHTGEKPYACSQCEKTFRQKQLLDMHFRRYHDPSFVPTSFVCTKCGKTFTRRNTMARHAENCNGMDSGDGENGAPPKRGRGGRKRKMRSRKDDDDDDSDEHGEPDLDDIDEEEDDDLFDDDIDQMDVEQAPPSIPIPAPAEPPVKRKRGRPPKNAAKASPTKSVTKTTTAAAAIIQVEDESTGAIENIIVKKEPEGMDAASAAQPVVEEVEAVEAGVETVQLDIPEAAPNGDLTPEMILSMMDR, from the exons ATGCGCAACAGCAGCTCGAGGCCGCCATTTTGTGCGGAGCCTACTCTGCAAAAGCGGGAGAGGATTAAAACCGCCGGAGGTGAAGGACGCAGTTTTACTCCGTCTCGTACCAAAGGAAGAACAAACCCTGGGCTTTCTATCGAATTCAACGCGAGAGTAAATCACCAAACGCAG GTATTACCCATGGAAGGGGGACCGACTGAGGCAGTGGTGGAAGATGCAGGGGATGCTTTCAAGGCCAAGGAATGTAAGACGTACCAAAGGCGACGAGAAGATGAGGAAGTGGGTGCtgaattgctgcaggctgctgtGTTAGAGCAAGCCCAGGCTGAAGGAGAGCCTGTGGTGGAAGCTGTCAACAGCAGCGTGGAGATGATGGTGATGGACTCCCTGGACCCTGCCCTGCTCCAGATGAAAACAGAAGTCATGGAGGCTGCTGTCGGTGCACCTCTTGGTGTGGCTGGTGCCGCTCATGAAGCCACGGTCACCACTGTCGATGATACTCAGATCATCACCTTACAGGTGGTGAACATGGAAGAGCAGCAGTTGGGCTTGGGAGAGCTGCAGCTGGTGCAGGTGCCCGTTTCAGCTGTGCCTGTCACTGCCGCTACTGTGGAAGAGCTGCAGGGGACGCTGGTGGATGCCACTGCCATGCCTAAAGATGGGGAGCCGGTCATCTGTCACACCCTGCCATTGCCTGAAGGCTTCCAG GTGGTCAAAGTGGGTGCAAATGGAGAAGTGGAAACTGTGGAGCAAGATGAGCTCCAGGCCCAAGATAATCAGCCTCcacagcaggaggaggaggatatGGTTGAAGCCCAAAATGAAGACCCAAACTGGTCCAAAGATCCAGACTACACACCCCCTGTTAAAAAGGCCAAGAAGACTAAGAAAAGCAAGCTGCGTTATAACACCGAGGGTGATAAAGACATGGACGTGTCTGTGTATGACTTTGAGGAGGAACAGCAGGAGGGACTGCTCTCTGAAGTCAATGCTGAGAAAGTTGTGGGTAACATGAAACCGCCAAAACCAACCAAAATTAAGAAGAAAG gtgtTAAAAAGACATTCCAGTGTGAGCTGTGCAGTTACACTTGCCCTCGCCGTTCCAATCTGGACCGCCACATGAAGAGCCACACGGATGAGAGGCCTCACAAGTGCCATCTTTGTGGACGAGCCTTCAGGACTGTGACGTTGCTGAGGAACCACCTCAACACCCACACAG gCACCAGACCACATAAGTGCACTGACTGCGACATGGCCTTCGTCACCAGTGGAGAACTGGTGCGACACCGACGCTACAAGCACACTCATGAGAAACCATTCAAGTGCTCCATGTGTGACTATGCCAGTGTAGAG GTTAGCAAGCTAAAGCGCCACATTCGCTCCCACACTGGAGAGCGTCCGTTCCAGTGCAGTCTCTGCAGTTATGCCAGCAGAGATACCTATAAGCTGAAGAGACACATGAGGACCCACTCAG GAGAGAAGCCCTATGAGTGCTATATCTGTCATGCACGTTTTACTCAGAGTGGTACCATGAAGATGCACATactgcagaaacacacagaaaATGTGGCAAAGTTTCACTGCCCCCACTGCGACACCGTTATTGCCCGCAAGAGTGATCTTG GTGTGCATCTCCGTAAGCAGCATTCCTACATTGAGCAGGGCAGGAAGTGCCGTTATTGTGATGCAGTTTTCCATGAGCGCTACGCACTCATCCAGCATCAGAAGTCCCACAAAAATGAGAAACGCTTCAAGTGTGATCAGTGTGATTATGCATGCCGTCAG GAGCGTCACATGGTCATGCACAAGCGCACCCATACTGGGGAGAAGCCATATGCCTGCAGCCAGTGTGAGAAAACtttcagacagaaacagctgCTGGACATGCACTTTCGGCGCTATCACGACCCCAGTTTTGTACCCACATCCTTTGTATGCACCAAGTGCGGCAAGACCTTCACTCGCAGG AATACCATGGCCAGACATGCAGAGAACTGCAATGGTATGGATTCTGGTGATGGAGAGAATGGAGCTCCTCCCAAAAGGGGCCGTGGAGGCAGAAAGAGGAAAATGCGATCTAgaaaggatgatgatgatgatgatagtg ATGAGCATGGAGAACCTGACCTTGATGACATtgatgaagaggaagatgatgacCTATTTGATGATGACATTGACCAGATGGATGTGGAACAGGCTCCACCCAGCATTCCCATCCCTGCGCCAGCCGAACCTCCTGTCAAGAGGAAACGTGGCAGACCCCCAAAGAATGCAGCCAAGGCTTCTCCTACCAAGTCTGTCACCAAAACCACCACAG CAGCTGCTGCCATTATCCAGGTGGAGGATGAAAGCACAGGGGCCATTGAGAACATCATCGTGAAGAAGGAGCCTGAGGGCATGGATGCAGCTTCAGCTGCCCAGCCGGTAGTGGAGGAAGTGGAGGCTGTCGAGGCCGGTGTAGAAACAGTGCAGCTAGACATCCCTGAAGCTGCGCCGAATGGTGATCTTACTCCTGAAATGATCCTTAGCATGATGGACCGGTGA